The following are from one region of the Molothrus aeneus isolate 106 chromosome 7, BPBGC_Maene_1.0, whole genome shotgun sequence genome:
- the NIF3L1 gene encoding NIF3-like protein 1 isoform X2 yields the protein MPLLRPPLQRVRALGRPPVRALMNLRELVSALNDFASPALAESWDNVGLLVEPSPPHTVNTLFLTNDLTEEVMEEAVQKKADLVLSYHPPIFAPLKRVTWKTWKERLVVRALENRIGIYSPHTAYDAIPHGVNNWLTKGLGTCTSVPLHPSTAPSSPAEGTHRVEFCADAEHLDAVLSKIKDIPETSCLTTLPVRVEGEEQTRVSLNCSQKALLEVVALLSQNSLLYHKTEILLLQKPLLPHTGMGRLCTLSEPLSLSDTVERIKGHLGLSHVRLALGAGRTLESPVKKVALCAGSGSSVLKGTEADLYLTGEMSHHDVLDAVANGISVILCEHSNTERGFLSELRDALTIHLQNKINIIVSEKDRDPLQVA from the exons ATGCCGCTGCTCCGCCCGCCTCTCCAGCGCGTCCGTGCCTTGGGCCGCCCGCCCGTACGCGCCCTCATGAACCTCCGGGAGCTCGTTTCTGCCCTGAATGACTTCGCATCCCCCGCTCTGGCTGAAAGCTGGGACAATGTGGGATTGCTGGTGGAACCAAGTCCTCCCCACACTGTGAACACCCTTTTCCTCACTAACGACCTCACTGAAGAGGTGATGGAAGAGGCAGTGCAGAAGAAAGCGGACCTCGTTCTTTCTTACCATCCTCCTATATTCGCACCGCTCAAGCGAGTAACGTGGAAAACCTGGAAGGAACGGCTGGTGGTCCGAGCCTTGGAGAACAGAATCGGGATTTATTCTCCACATACGGCATACGATGCCATACCTCACGGAGTTAATAACTGGCTAACAAAGGGACTGG GCACCTGTACTTCTGTCCCACTGCATCCATCAACTGCGCCAAGCTCTCCAGCTGAGGGCACTCACCGGGTAGAATTCTGTGCAGATGCTGAGCATCTGGATGCAGTCCTGTCCAAAATCAAAGACATCCCAGAGACCTCTTGTCTCACTACTCTCCCAGTCAG GGTTGAAGGTGAGGAACAAACACGAGTCAGTCTGAACTGCTCTCAGAAAGCACTGCTGGAGGTGGTGGCATTATTGTCCCAGAACAGCCTTCTTTATCACAAGACCGAGATCCTTTTACTACAAAAG cctcTTCTTCCCCATACTGGAATGGGACGCCTGTGCACCCTGAGCGAGCCTCTCTCCTTGTCAGACACAGTGGAGCGCATCAAAGGGCACCTGGGGCTCTCCCACGTCCGCCTGGCCCTGGGGGCGGGCAGGACACTCG AATCACCAGTGAAGAAAGTTGCTCTGTGTGCTGGTTCTGGGAGCAGTGTCCTGAAGGGAACAGAAGCTGACCTCTATCTCACAG GAGAGATGTCCCACCATGATGTGCTGGATGCAGTTGCCAATGGGATAAGTGTTATTCTATGTGAGCACAGCAACACTGAGCGAGGCTTCCTGTCAGAGCTGCGTGATGCACTCACCATCCACCTACAGAACAAAATCAACATCATTGTGTCTGAGAAAGACAGAGATCCTCTCCAGGTGgcatag
- the NIF3L1 gene encoding NIF3-like protein 1 isoform X1, whose protein sequence is MPLLRPPLQRVRALGRPPVRALMNLRELVSALNDFASPALAESWDNVGLLVEPSPPHTVNTLFLTNDLTEEVMEEAVQKKADLVLSYHPPIFAPLKRVTWKTWKERLVVRALENRIGIYSPHTAYDAIPHGVNNWLTKGLGTCTSVPLHPSTAPSSPAEGTHRVEFCADAEHLDAVLSKIKDIPETSCLTTLPVRVEGEEQTRVSLNCSQKALLEVVALLSQNSLLYHKTEILLLQKPLLPHTGMGRLCTLSEPLSLSDTVERIKGHLGLSHVRLALGAGRTLGKRAAILLALGAGRTLESPVKKVALCAGSGSSVLKGTEADLYLTGEMSHHDVLDAVANGISVILCEHSNTERGFLSELRDALTIHLQNKINIIVSEKDRDPLQVA, encoded by the exons ATGCCGCTGCTCCGCCCGCCTCTCCAGCGCGTCCGTGCCTTGGGCCGCCCGCCCGTACGCGCCCTCATGAACCTCCGGGAGCTCGTTTCTGCCCTGAATGACTTCGCATCCCCCGCTCTGGCTGAAAGCTGGGACAATGTGGGATTGCTGGTGGAACCAAGTCCTCCCCACACTGTGAACACCCTTTTCCTCACTAACGACCTCACTGAAGAGGTGATGGAAGAGGCAGTGCAGAAGAAAGCGGACCTCGTTCTTTCTTACCATCCTCCTATATTCGCACCGCTCAAGCGAGTAACGTGGAAAACCTGGAAGGAACGGCTGGTGGTCCGAGCCTTGGAGAACAGAATCGGGATTTATTCTCCACATACGGCATACGATGCCATACCTCACGGAGTTAATAACTGGCTAACAAAGGGACTGG GCACCTGTACTTCTGTCCCACTGCATCCATCAACTGCGCCAAGCTCTCCAGCTGAGGGCACTCACCGGGTAGAATTCTGTGCAGATGCTGAGCATCTGGATGCAGTCCTGTCCAAAATCAAAGACATCCCAGAGACCTCTTGTCTCACTACTCTCCCAGTCAG GGTTGAAGGTGAGGAACAAACACGAGTCAGTCTGAACTGCTCTCAGAAAGCACTGCTGGAGGTGGTGGCATTATTGTCCCAGAACAGCCTTCTTTATCACAAGACCGAGATCCTTTTACTACAAAAG cctcTTCTTCCCCATACTGGAATGGGACGCCTGTGCACCCTGAGCGAGCCTCTCTCCTTGTCAGACACAGTGGAGCGCATCAAAGGGCACCTGGGGCTCTCCCACGTCCGCCTGGCCCTGGGGGCGGGCAGGACACTCGGTAAACGGGCTGCGATCCTCCTGGCCCTGGGGGCGGGCAGGACACTCG AATCACCAGTGAAGAAAGTTGCTCTGTGTGCTGGTTCTGGGAGCAGTGTCCTGAAGGGAACAGAAGCTGACCTCTATCTCACAG GAGAGATGTCCCACCATGATGTGCTGGATGCAGTTGCCAATGGGATAAGTGTTATTCTATGTGAGCACAGCAACACTGAGCGAGGCTTCCTGTCAGAGCTGCGTGATGCACTCACCATCCACCTACAGAACAAAATCAACATCATTGTGTCTGAGAAAGACAGAGATCCTCTCCAGGTGgcatag
- the PPIL3 gene encoding peptidyl-prolyl cis-trans isomerase-like 3: MAVTLHTDVGDIKIELFCERTPKTCENFLALCASNYYNGCVFHRNIKGFMVQTGDPLGTGKGGNSIWGKKFEDEFSEYLKHSVRGVVSMANNGPNTNGSQFFITYGKQPHLDMKYTVFGKVIDGLETLDELEKLPVNEKTYRPLNDVRIKDITIHANPFAL; this comes from the exons ATG GCTGTCACGCTGCATACTGATGTGGGAGATATTAAAATTGAACTATTCTGTGAGCGTACTCCAAAGACTTGTGAA AATTTCCTGGCTCTTTGTGCTAGTAACTACTACAATGGATGCGTATTTCACCGAAATATAAAGGGCTTCATGGTTCAGACAGGGGATCCACTAG GCACTGGGAAAGGAGGTAACAGCATCTGGGGCAAGAAGTTTGAAGATGAATTCAGTGAATATCTAAAG CACAGTGTCCGTGGGGTAGTTTCCATGGCAAACAATGGTCCCAACACCAATGGATCACAGTTCTTCATCACTTACGGCAAACAGCCACACCTGGACATGAAGTACACGGTGTTTGGAAA AGTTATTGATGGCTTGGAGACCCTGGATGAGCTGGAGAAGCTGCCCGTGAATGAGAAAACCTATCGACCTCTTAATGATGTTCGCATTAAAGACATTACAATTCATGCCAACCCCTTTGCTCTGTAG